The Hymenobacter oligotrophus genome has a window encoding:
- a CDS encoding rod shape-determining protein produces the protein MGFFNFLTSDIAIDLGTANTLIIHNDKIVVDEPSIIAKDRTTNKVIAVGRQAQQMHEKTHDNIKTIRPLKDGVIADFHAAEEMIKGMIRMIDAKTRLFQPSHRMVICIPSGITEVEKRAVRDSAEHAGAKEVWMIQEPMAAAIGIGIDVEQPVGSMIIDIGGGTTEIAVIALSGIVCDQSIKTAGDVFNQDILDYMRRQHNLLIGERSAEKIKIEVGAALTELEQTPPDFEVRGRDLMTGIPKVIKVTSAEIAIALDKSVAKIEEATLKALEIAPPELSADIYDNGIHLTGGGALLRGLDKRLAAKTKLPIHVAEDPLRAVVRGTGAAIKNIQGFRSVLLT, from the coding sequence ATGGGATTTTTCAACTTCCTTACCAGCGACATCGCCATTGACTTGGGCACGGCCAACACGCTCATTATTCACAACGACAAAATTGTGGTTGATGAGCCCAGCATAATTGCTAAGGACCGTACGACCAATAAAGTAATTGCCGTGGGCCGGCAAGCGCAGCAAATGCACGAAAAGACCCACGACAATATCAAAACCATTCGTCCGCTGAAGGACGGCGTAATTGCCGACTTCCACGCCGCCGAGGAGATGATCAAAGGCATGATTCGCATGATTGATGCGAAAACGCGCCTTTTTCAGCCCTCGCACCGCATGGTCATCTGCATTCCCTCGGGCATCACGGAGGTGGAGAAGCGCGCCGTGCGCGACTCGGCCGAGCATGCCGGTGCCAAGGAAGTGTGGATGATTCAGGAGCCGATGGCCGCGGCCATTGGTATCGGTATTGATGTGGAGCAGCCTGTGGGTTCGATGATCATCGACATCGGAGGTGGTACCACCGAAATTGCGGTAATCGCCTTGTCGGGCATCGTGTGCGACCAGTCGATCAAAACGGCCGGCGACGTGTTCAACCAGGACATTCTCGACTACATGCGACGCCAACACAACTTGCTGATTGGCGAGCGTTCGGCCGAGAAAATCAAGATTGAGGTAGGTGCGGCGCTAACCGAACTGGAGCAAACGCCGCCCGATTTTGAAGTACGCGGCCGCGACCTGATGACCGGCATCCCGAAGGTTATCAAGGTTACCTCCGCCGAAATTGCCATTGCGCTGGATAAGTCGGTGGCCAAAATCGAGGAAGCTACCCTGAAAGCACTCGAAATTGCTCCGCCCGAACTTTCGGCCGACATCTACGACAACGGCATTCACCTGACGGGCGGTGGCGCACTGCTGCGCGGCCTCGACAAGCGCCTGGCTGCCAAAACCAAGCTGCCTATCCACGTGGCCGAAGACCCGCTGCGCGCCGTAGTGCGCGGCACTGGTGCTGCCATTAAAAACATCCAAGGCTTCCGCAGCGTCCTACTTACCTAG
- the mreC gene encoding rod shape-determining protein MreC, giving the protein MRNLLAFLFRYRGILVFALLEIVSLIMLIRNSAYQRAAFFNSSNAYVGRVLEFRTQVYDYFRLVDVNKALVAENAQLRQQIYRSDLSSRLPDSLGVPGDTTGTRLRPDTLTLGMQAVLTRSSDYPLIPARVINQTLRRVDNYLTLNAGSNQGVQPGMGVLTAGGVVGRVRQVSAHYATVTSVLHSKTNLSAKLLRDGTFGTIKWLGEDPTHALLDYIPRQNKLLRGDTVVTSGYNAVFPAGVMVGTVDGFRQEPDKNFWTVRVKLAVDFSKLTYVYVVGPQPRAAERDTLETRSGLRTPATGEEGGQP; this is encoded by the coding sequence ATGCGTAATCTGCTCGCTTTCCTTTTTCGCTACCGGGGCATCCTGGTGTTTGCGTTATTGGAAATCGTGAGCCTGATTATGCTCATTCGCAACAGCGCCTACCAGCGCGCCGCTTTCTTCAACTCGTCCAACGCTTACGTAGGGCGCGTGCTGGAATTTCGAACGCAGGTGTACGATTACTTCCGGCTGGTTGACGTGAACAAGGCCCTGGTAGCCGAAAACGCACAGCTGCGCCAGCAAATCTACCGCTCCGACCTGAGCAGCCGCCTGCCCGATAGCCTTGGTGTGCCGGGCGATACCACCGGCACGCGCCTGCGCCCCGATACCCTAACCCTAGGTATGCAGGCGGTGCTCACGCGCTCCTCCGACTACCCGCTCATTCCGGCGCGCGTCATCAACCAAACGCTGCGGCGGGTTGATAACTACCTGACATTGAATGCCGGCAGCAACCAGGGCGTGCAACCGGGTATGGGTGTGCTTACGGCCGGTGGGGTAGTGGGACGGGTGCGGCAGGTAAGTGCCCATTACGCTACCGTTACGTCGGTGCTGCATTCCAAAACCAATCTGTCGGCCAAGCTGCTGCGCGACGGCACGTTTGGCACCATTAAGTGGCTGGGCGAAGACCCCACCCACGCGCTGCTCGACTACATTCCGCGCCAAAACAAGCTGCTGCGCGGCGACACGGTGGTTACCTCCGGCTACAACGCCGTGTTTCCGGCCGGCGTGATGGTTGGCACGGTCGACGGCTTCAGGCAGGAGCCCGACAAGAACTTCTGGACGGTGCGCGTGAAGCTGGCCGTCGATTTTTCGAAACTCACCTACGTGTACGTGGTGGGGCCGCAACCGCGCGCCGCCGAACGCGACACGCTGGAAACCCGCTCGGGTTTGCGTACGCCCGCCACGGGCGAGGAAGGAGGGCAACCCTGA